From one Candidatus Deferrimicrobiaceae bacterium genomic stretch:
- the nadC gene encoding carboxylating nicotinate-nucleotide diphosphorylase produces MISVLEYEEIVRSALREDAPFGDPFGSSFARAAHGEFLAGGKGVFCGGMVAAEVFRQIDPQVAATFVREGARVSRGEKVGEARGTAASLLRGERVALNFLQHLSGVASTTAAYVERVAAFGTRILDTRKTTPLLRVLEKYAVRTGGGENHRFSLSDGILIKENAIRAAGGIPVAVAVARKKAHHLARVEVEVETLEQAEEAVEAGADALLLDNMTPDAVHEAVLRYGSKVLLEASGGIHLGNVTEYARAGVHAISVGALTHSSPALDISFEIGT; encoded by the coding sequence GTGATTTCCGTACTCGAATACGAGGAGATCGTCCGGTCCGCGCTCCGGGAGGACGCGCCGTTCGGCGACCCCTTCGGCTCCTCCTTTGCCCGCGCGGCGCACGGGGAGTTCCTCGCCGGGGGGAAGGGCGTGTTCTGCGGCGGCATGGTGGCGGCCGAGGTGTTCCGCCAGATCGATCCGCAGGTCGCGGCCACGTTCGTCCGGGAAGGGGCCCGGGTGTCCCGGGGGGAGAAGGTCGGGGAGGCGCGGGGTACGGCGGCTTCGCTTCTCCGGGGGGAACGGGTCGCCCTGAATTTCCTCCAGCATCTCTCCGGCGTCGCCTCGACCACGGCTGCGTACGTCGAACGGGTAGCGGCATTCGGCACCCGCATTCTGGATACGCGGAAGACCACCCCGTTGCTTCGCGTCCTGGAAAAGTACGCGGTCCGGACCGGCGGCGGGGAGAACCACCGGTTTTCCCTGTCCGACGGGATCCTCATCAAGGAGAATGCCATCCGCGCGGCGGGGGGGATCCCGGTGGCCGTTGCGGTTGCCCGGAAAAAGGCGCACCATCTCGCCCGGGTGGAGGTCGAGGTGGAAACCCTCGAACAGGCGGAAGAGGCGGTCGAGGCCGGCGCCGACGCCCTCCTTCTCGACAACATGACGCCGGATGCCGTCCACGAGGCGGTCCTTCGCTACGGAAGCAAGGTTCTCCTCGAGGCGTCCGGGGGGATCCATCTGGGAAACGTGACGGAATACGCCCGGGCCGGAGTGCACGCCATTTCGGTCGGCGCCCTGACGCATTCTTCCCCGGCGCTCGACATTTCCTTCGAGATCGGAACGTGA
- a CDS encoding valine--tRNA ligase, which translates to MAASEQEKSYDPAIAEAKWYSRWEELGLFHADPARPGDPYCIVIPPPNVTGSLHMGHALNVTLQDVLIRYHRMLGRNVLWLPGTDHAGIATQNVVERLLASEGIDRQTLGREKFEERVWKWKEESGGVILNQLKRLGVACDWRRERFTMDEGLSRAVREAFVRLHRKGLVYRGRYIINWCPRCHTALSDLEVAHEATQGGLYYLRYPELSGRRSVVVATTRPETMLGDTAVAVNPKDERYAGRAGATLRLPLMNRPIPLIADEMVDPGFGTGAVKITPAHDPNDFEVGRRHGLPTVRVIDDSGRMTAEAGAFAGMDRFECREAVLESLRREGLIVKEEPYLHNVGRCYRCKTVVEPTESIQWFVKTKPLAEPAIHAVSSGETRIIPSTWERTYFDWMENIRDWCISRQIWWGHRIPAWHCLACGMTMVEAEAPDRCSACGTGNLRQEEDVLDTWFSSALWPFSTLGWPDRTEDLARYYPTSALVTGFDILFFWVARMMMMGIEFTGKAPFRDVVIHALVRDAKGEKMSKTRGNVIDPLDLMERYGTDAFRFTLLALAAQGRDIRMSDERLEGYRNFMNKLFQAGRFVRMHVDGSTARTLPGGLSVVDRWILSRLQRAIDEIRKGIDEYRFNEATSAFYQFTWHEFCDWYLEMIKPSLSPEASGETRENQRAVLLFVFETILRISHPFLPFLSEEIWQSLPGERGSILAEAYPSADPDRADVDVEEDMGHLMEVIRAVRNIRSELHVPPAKRVEVRLKGQTEDLAFLRDHEEIILRLARAGKVVYKEPEYIPVEDATAVVNDIEVCLPLAGLIDFRKEALRLRKEIEKANAEHSVVSAKLGNEKFVGNAPGDIVDAHRTRKEDLEQKLASLGKNLELVTRYLS; encoded by the coding sequence ATGGCAGCCAGCGAACAGGAGAAATCGTACGATCCGGCGATCGCCGAGGCGAAGTGGTATTCCCGCTGGGAGGAGCTCGGCCTCTTCCACGCCGATCCCGCCCGTCCGGGCGATCCTTACTGCATCGTCATCCCGCCCCCGAACGTCACCGGCTCCCTCCACATGGGGCACGCGCTCAACGTCACCCTGCAGGACGTTCTCATCCGCTACCACCGGATGCTGGGCAGGAACGTGCTCTGGCTGCCCGGGACCGACCACGCCGGGATCGCCACGCAGAATGTGGTCGAGCGGCTGCTCGCGAGCGAGGGGATCGACCGGCAGACGCTGGGGAGGGAGAAATTCGAGGAACGGGTCTGGAAGTGGAAGGAGGAAAGCGGCGGGGTCATCCTGAACCAGCTCAAACGGCTGGGCGTGGCCTGCGACTGGCGACGGGAGCGGTTCACGATGGACGAGGGGCTCTCCCGCGCGGTGCGGGAGGCGTTCGTGCGTCTCCACCGGAAAGGACTCGTCTACCGCGGCCGCTACATCATCAACTGGTGTCCCCGGTGCCACACGGCGCTCTCCGACCTCGAGGTCGCCCACGAGGCGACCCAGGGAGGGCTGTATTACCTCCGGTACCCCGAGCTCTCGGGGCGCCGCAGCGTGGTGGTGGCCACGACCCGCCCCGAAACGATGCTGGGGGACACCGCGGTCGCCGTGAACCCGAAGGATGAGCGATATGCCGGGAGGGCCGGTGCGACGCTCCGACTGCCCCTCATGAACCGCCCCATCCCCCTGATCGCCGACGAGATGGTGGACCCCGGATTCGGGACCGGCGCCGTGAAAATCACACCGGCCCACGACCCGAACGACTTCGAGGTGGGCAGGCGTCATGGCCTCCCCACCGTGAGGGTGATCGACGACTCGGGGAGGATGACGGCGGAGGCCGGGGCGTTCGCGGGGATGGACCGGTTCGAGTGCCGGGAGGCGGTCCTCGAGAGCCTTCGGAGGGAGGGCCTCATCGTCAAGGAGGAGCCGTACCTCCATAATGTCGGCCGCTGCTACCGGTGCAAGACGGTGGTCGAGCCGACCGAGTCCATCCAGTGGTTCGTGAAGACGAAACCGCTCGCGGAACCCGCGATCCATGCCGTGAGCTCCGGAGAGACCCGGATCATCCCCTCGACCTGGGAGCGGACCTATTTCGACTGGATGGAGAATATCCGGGACTGGTGCATCTCCCGGCAGATCTGGTGGGGGCACAGGATTCCCGCCTGGCACTGCCTCGCCTGCGGCATGACGATGGTGGAGGCGGAAGCGCCGGACCGGTGCTCCGCCTGCGGTACGGGCAATCTCCGCCAGGAGGAGGACGTGCTGGACACCTGGTTCTCCTCCGCGCTGTGGCCGTTCTCCACGCTGGGCTGGCCGGACCGGACCGAGGACCTCGCCCGGTATTACCCCACCTCCGCGCTCGTCACGGGCTTCGACATCCTCTTCTTCTGGGTGGCGCGGATGATGATGATGGGGATCGAGTTCACGGGGAAGGCTCCCTTCCGCGACGTGGTGATCCATGCGCTTGTCCGGGACGCGAAGGGCGAGAAGATGAGCAAGACCCGGGGAAACGTCATCGACCCGCTCGACCTGATGGAGCGCTACGGAACGGACGCCTTCCGGTTCACGCTCCTTGCCCTCGCCGCGCAGGGAAGGGACATCCGGATGTCCGACGAACGCCTGGAAGGATACCGGAACTTCATGAACAAGCTATTCCAGGCAGGGCGGTTCGTGCGGATGCACGTCGACGGAAGCACGGCGAGAACCCTTCCGGGGGGTCTGTCCGTCGTCGACCGGTGGATCCTTTCCCGCCTGCAGCGAGCGATCGACGAGATCCGGAAAGGGATCGACGAATACCGATTCAACGAGGCGACCTCCGCGTTCTATCAGTTCACCTGGCACGAGTTCTGCGACTGGTACCTCGAGATGATCAAGCCTTCCCTGTCCCCGGAAGCGTCCGGGGAGACGAGGGAAAACCAGCGCGCCGTCCTCCTATTCGTGTTCGAGACGATCCTCCGGATTTCCCACCCGTTTCTGCCGTTCCTCTCGGAGGAGATCTGGCAGTCGCTTCCCGGGGAACGGGGGAGCATCCTGGCGGAGGCATACCCGTCGGCCGATCCGGACCGGGCCGATGTCGACGTCGAGGAAGACATGGGGCACCTCATGGAGGTCATCCGCGCCGTGCGGAACATCCGCAGCGAACTGCACGTGCCTCCTGCGAAGAGGGTCGAGGTACGCCTGAAGGGGCAGACGGAGGATCTCGCGTTCCTGCGCGACCACGAGGAGATCATCCTTCGGCTGGCGCGGGCGGGAAAGGTGGTGTACAAGGAGCCCGAATACATCCCGGTCGAGGATGCCACGGCGGTCGTGAACGACATCGAGGTGTGCCTCCCCCTGGCGGGCCTCATCGATTTCCGCAAGGAAGCCCTTCGACTCCGCAAGGAGATCGAGAAGGCCAACGCGGAGCACTCCGTCGTGAGCGCGAAGCTCGGGAACGAGAAGTTCGTGGGGAACGCCCCCGGGGACATCGTCGACGCGCACCGGACCCGCAAGGAAGACCTCGAGCAGAAGCTGGCGAGCCTCGGAAAGAACCTCGAACTGGTGACGCGATACCTGTCGTGA
- a CDS encoding response regulator, which produces MATSAKLLLAEDSLTIQKVFEVTFQQSGISLTMVDNGIDAVRMARELSPDLVVADVSLPGKDGFHVASELRSPAAGVSCPVLILAGTLSPFDEGRFKSCGANGVLFKPFEYQELIDKVEALIRRPKEAVPAPGEKERLTPSAEEPWDFSDILSEAEKEAGAASVSPSVKADDRGGAAPSSGVRAGGALSLGDFDVSLEDIEGKPERKETAPKPPSPKQEEQDRIAPSPEVPEERSRTVEHIEEPAFDDSPPAVFDLSSALETVEELEEVDFVETIEPHEEKAHSAPPPKESAPSPSAVFPESAAVVAERPSAPPSPPAGARPTEEQLRQLFAERAQEIFGQVSAEIVEKIMWEMAEKLTKEFTERIRESVENVAWEVIPATTEALIREEIARIREKAGKESS; this is translated from the coding sequence ATGGCCACATCCGCCAAGCTGCTGCTCGCTGAAGACAGCCTCACCATCCAGAAAGTCTTCGAAGTGACATTCCAACAGTCGGGGATTTCCCTCACCATGGTGGACAACGGGATCGACGCCGTCCGTATGGCGCGGGAGCTCTCCCCCGACCTCGTGGTCGCCGATGTCTCCCTCCCCGGAAAGGACGGATTCCACGTCGCGTCCGAGCTGCGCTCTCCCGCAGCGGGCGTCTCCTGTCCCGTCCTCATCCTCGCCGGGACGCTCTCCCCCTTCGACGAGGGGAGGTTCAAGAGTTGCGGGGCGAACGGCGTCCTGTTCAAGCCGTTCGAGTACCAGGAGCTGATCGACAAGGTCGAGGCCCTGATCCGGAGACCGAAGGAGGCCGTTCCGGCGCCTGGGGAGAAGGAGCGGCTCACCCCGTCCGCGGAGGAACCGTGGGATTTCAGCGATATTCTGAGCGAAGCGGAAAAGGAGGCGGGAGCGGCGTCCGTCTCTCCGTCGGTCAAAGCGGACGACCGTGGCGGGGCCGCGCCTTCTTCCGGCGTGAGAGCCGGGGGCGCCTTGTCGCTGGGGGATTTCGACGTGTCGCTCGAGGATATCGAGGGGAAGCCGGAAAGAAAGGAAACCGCCCCGAAACCCCCGTCCCCGAAGCAGGAAGAGCAGGACCGGATCGCCCCTTCCCCGGAAGTGCCGGAAGAGAGGTCCCGGACCGTCGAGCATATCGAAGAGCCTGCGTTCGACGACTCGCCCCCCGCCGTTTTCGATCTCTCCTCTGCGCTCGAGACGGTCGAGGAACTGGAGGAGGTCGATTTCGTCGAGACGATCGAGCCGCACGAGGAGAAGGCGCATTCGGCGCCTCCTCCGAAAGAGTCGGCGCCTTCCCCTTCCGCCGTCTTCCCGGAAAGCGCGGCCGTCGTGGCGGAAAGACCGTCTGCCCCCCCCTCTCCCCCCGCGGGAGCCCGGCCGACGGAAGAGCAGCTCCGGCAGCTGTTCGCCGAACGGGCGCAGGAGATCTTCGGGCAGGTCTCCGCCGAAATCGTGGAGAAGATCATGTGGGAAATGGCGGAGAAGCTGACGAAGGAGTTCACCGAGAGGATCCGGGAATCCGTGGAAAACGTGGCATGGGAGGTGATCCCGGCTACCACGGAGGCGCTCATCCGGGAGGAGATCGCAAGGATCCGCGAGAAAGCCGGGAAGGAATCTTCCTGA